One Euphorbia lathyris chromosome 1, ddEupLath1.1, whole genome shotgun sequence DNA segment encodes these proteins:
- the LOC136231237 gene encoding uncharacterized protein: MVSDPITPNASIPSAPKDFSKKKRVNRSAKLKQCKLDARREQWLSQGAVKNKGNKDESTGQRPSGCENERKNVIDNLETGRRDRGSEEKGRGLIYHDFDSDSPSNSPTGSSVLSSTDAGNNFTGSSSSSSGGCCSGNITEEEEEVEDNCLDDWEAMADALAANDNKKHGNKNDNQCLESESSPELEPCEDLKQGGGQQTESPKLAPSNARAWRPDDALRPQSLPNLGKQRSFPNAERCFGKAGSIPWSCINPVPSSCPICCEELDVTDSSFLPCICGFRLCLFCYNRIRNVEDGRCPGCRKPYEGNAVEAELSVNGGSLTFRLARSYSMVARS; encoded by the exons ATGGTTTCCGATCCCATTACCCCCAACGCTTCCATTCCTTCTGCACCGAAGGATTTCTCCAAGAAGAAGAGG GTGAACCGCTCTGCCAAATTGAAGCAGTGCAAGCTCGATGCTCGCCGCGAGCAATGGCTTTCTCAag GTGCAGTTAAGAACAAGGGTAATAAGGATGAATCGACCGGCCAAAGGCCTTCCGGGTGTGAAAACGAGAGAAAGAATGTGATAGATAATTTAGAGACGGGGCGAAGAGATAGAGGAAGCGAGGAGAAAGGAAGAGGGTTGATCTATCATGATTTCGACTCTGATTCCCCTTCCAACAGTCCTACTGGTAGCAGTGTTCTTTCCAGCACTGATGCTGGTAATAATTTCACGGGCTCTTCCAGCAGTAGCAGTGGTGGTTGTTGTTCCGGAAACATCactgaggaggaggaagaagtgGAGGACAACTGCTTGGATGATTGGGAAGCTATGGCTGACGCTTTAGCtgctaatgataataaaaagcACGGAAATAAGAACGATAATCAGTGTCTGGAGTCAGAGTCTTCTCCTGAGCTTGAACCTTGTGAGGATTTAAAGCAAGGAGGAGGCCAGCAAACAGAATCACCAAAACTTGCTCCTAGTAATGCCCGGGCCTGGAGACCAGATGATGCATTGCGACCTCAGAGTCTTCCTAACTTGGGCAAGCAGCGGAGCTTTCCGAATGCAGAAAGATGTTTTGGGAAGGCTGGTAGTATCCCATGGTCTTGTATAAATCCTGTGCCTTCCTCCTGTCCTATATGTTGCGAGGAATTAGATGTCACGGACAGTAGTTTCTTACCGTGCATTTGTGGCTTTCGGCTTTGTCTTTTTTGCTACAATAGAATCCGGAATGTCGAGGATGGGCGCTGTCCTGGTTGTAGGAAACCCTATGAGGGAAATGCTGTGGAAGCAGAACTGAGTGTGAATGGAGGTAGTCTGACTTTCAGGCTGGCTCGCTCTTATAGCATGGTTGCAAGGTCGTAG
- the LOC136231229 gene encoding protein EDS1B-like, translating into MEGVRLGDCIGIREDVINKVCSIAIKAHKASGKQLYLSEKIRSSSQVVFSFPGSWSVTDWYSNTPFGEVKVDNQLFPSLKYIGLDETASVNEAFQHRFKQLWLNQHFRKEVGAAAADKKQVIFTGHCLGAPVAILAAIWFLEEYIRPDPNKTVAPLCLTFGSPFVGDHIISHSLRRENWSDCFINFVMGHDIVPRISLTPLSAIQHQLQQILSLFSPKPPREPLGEALIHFFITVLRNVSSVASHAACKIMGSTNLLLETVSNFIELSPYRPLGTFVFCTGNGKLVVVKNSDAILQLLFYTSQLNSEAELTAVAQSSITSHLNYQSELLESLEMQCVTFLDDHHLEALPLASDVDAEGNTALNELGLSARARLCLRAAGDLEKQKRNNQTAINLKLAEIENELRKLQGYQKKCQHKVGYYDAFKISEDREDFDANVTRLKLAGIWDEIIEMLKRYQLPDGYEGQKAWIDIGTRYRRVVEPLDIANYYRHLKNEDTGPYMDKGRPKRYKCTQRWLEHAERMTDPALESCFWAEVEELCVKSGGFGVREHACRLKSKAEEWIRNGWLDQDVFSKGSTFDKLLKEHFLTLEQPVAYQGMWK; encoded by the exons ATGGAGGGTGTCAGGCTTGGAGACTGCATAGGGATCAGAGAAGATGTAATCAACAAAGTATGTTCCATCGCCATCAAAGCTCACAAAGCTTCCGGCAAGCAATTATACCTATCTGAAAAGATTCGCAGTTCATCCCAAGTCGTCTTCAGCTTCCCTGGATCTTGGTCTGTAACTGATTGGTATTCAAACACTCCTTTTGGAGAAGTAAAGGTGGATAATCAACTCTTTCCTTCCCTTAAATATATAGGTCTCGATGAAACTGCTTCTGTCAATGAAGCCTTTCAGCACAGATTTAAACAACTATGGCTTAATCAACACTTCAGAAAGGAG GTAGGAGCAGCTGCAGCAGATAAGAAGCAAGTTATATTTACAGGTCACTGTTTAGGGGCCCCTGTCGCTATACTTGCAGCTATCTGGTTCTTAGAAGAATATATAAGGCCAGACCCCAACAAAACAGTAGCTCCTCTTTGTCTAACTTTCGGATCCCCCTTTGTTGGAGATCACATTATCAGCCATTCACTTAGGCGTGAAAACTGGTCTGACTGCTTCATAAATTTCGTCATGGGACATGATATAGTCCCTAGAATATCACTCACTCCTCTCTCGGCCATTCAGCACCAACTGCAACAAATTCTCAGCCTATTCAGCCCAAAACCGCCACGAGAACCTCTGGGTGAAGCTTTAATTCATTTCTTTATAACTGTATTGAGGAATGTATCTTCTGTTGCGAGTCATGCGGCCTGTAAGATCATGGGGAGCACGAATCTCTTGCTGGAAACTGTATCAAATTTCATTGAACTAAGTCCTTATAGACCTTTAGGGACGTTTGTTTTCTGTACAGGGAATGGAAAACTGGTTGTCGTAAAGAACTCAGATGCTATATTGCAGCTACTATTCTATACCTCTCAGCTCAACTCTGAAGCTGAACTTACCGCAGTTGCACAAAGTAGCATAACCAGTCACTTGAACTACCAAAGTGAATTGCTAGAAAGCTTAGAAATGCAGTGTGTAACCTTTCTAGATGATCACCATTTGGAAGCACTCCCATTAGCTTCAGACGTAGATGCAGAGGGTAACACAGCCTTGAATGAGCTAGGCCTG AGTGCTAGAGCTAGATTGTGCCTTCGCGCTGCTGGTGATTTGGAGAAGCAGAAGAGGAATAATCAGACAGCGATCAACCTAAAGTTGGCCGAAATCGAGAACGAACTGAGAAAACTACAAGGGTACCAGAAAAAATGTCAACATAAAGTGGGATATTATGATGCATTTAAGATATCAGAAGACAGAGAAGATTTTGATGCTAATGTAACAAGGCTTAAGCTGGCAGGCATATGGGATGAGATAATCGAAATGCTGAAAAGATACCAACTCCCAGATGGATATGAAGGACAGAAGGCATGGATAGATATCGGAACTAGGTATCGCAGAGTGGTTGAACCGTTAGACATCGCTAATTACTATAGACACCTGAAGAACGAAGACACAGGACCGTACATGGATAAAGGCAGACCTAAAAGATACAAATGCACACAAAGATGGCTAGAACATGCTGAGAGAATGACAGATCCAGCATTAGAATCATGTTTCTGGGCTGAGGTAGAGGAGCTGTGCGTTAAATCAGGGGGTTTCGGTGTTAGAGAACATGCCTGTCGCCTCAAGAGCAAAGCAGAAGAGTGGATTCGCAATGGCTGGCTAGACCAAGACGTGTTCTCCAAAGGCTCCACCTTTGATAAACTGTTGAAGGAGCACTTTCTGACGTTGGAGCAGCCTGTTGCTTATCAGGGTATGTGGAAATGA